A single genomic interval of Lepidochelys kempii isolate rLepKem1 chromosome 13, rLepKem1.hap2, whole genome shotgun sequence harbors:
- the LOC140896899 gene encoding uncharacterized protein has protein sequence MLNPGCVTDSLLRPYATSTPSYLRDTTDFLRKLQSIGDLPDNTILATLDVEALYTNIPHKDGLQAVKNTIPDNVTANLVAELCDFVLTHNYFTFGDNVYLQISGTAMGTRMAPQYANIFMADLEQRFLSSRPLKPLLYLCYIDDIFIIGTHGKEALEEFHHDFNNFHPTINLSLVQSTQEIHFLDTTVLINNGHINTTLYRKPTDRYSYLHASSFHPDHTTRSIVYSQALRYNRICSNPSHRDKHLQDLCQAFLQLQYPSAEVKKQIDRARSFPRSYLLQDRPNKENNRTPLAVTFSPQLKPLQRIIKDLQPILKDDPTLSQILGDSHRGYGSATVPAPIMEAWNLVQLKRIMLLGLEVPRSVLGALARLVTITLAPEKFFLGLLRLLEPQEPGPAAYRVWAEFKFSSSAPGWFT, from the exons ATGCTCAATCCTGGCTGTGTAACAG actccctcctcaggccctatgctaccagcactcccagctaccttcgagacaccactgacttcctgaggaaacttcaatccatcggtgatcttcctgataacaccatcctggccactctggatgtagaagccctctacaccaacattccacataaagatggactacaagcagtcAAGAACACtattcccgataatgtcacggctaatctggtggctgaactttgtgactttgtccttacccataactattttacatttggggacaatgtataccttcagatcagcggcactgctatgggtacccgcatggccccacagtatgccaacatttttatggctgatttagaacaacgcttcctcagctctcgtcccctaaagcccctactctacttgtgctatattgatgacatcttcatcatcgggacccatggaaaagaagcccttgaggaattccaccatgatttcaacaacttccatcccaccatcaacctcagcctggtccagtccacacaagagatccacttcctggacactacagtgctaataaacaatggtcacataaacaccaccctataccggaaacctactgaccgctattcctacctacatgcctccagctttcaccctgaccacaccacacgatccatcgtctacagccaagctctgcgatacaaccgcatttgctccaacccctcacacagagacaaacacctacaagatctctgtcaagctttcttacaactacaatacccatctgcggaagtgaagaaacagattgatagagccagaagttttcccagaagttaccttctacaggacaggcctaacaaagaaaataacagaacgccactagccgtcaccttcagcccccaactaaaacccctccaacgcattattaaggatctacaacctatcctgaaggatgacccaacactctcacaaatcttgggagacag CCACAGAGGCTATGGGTCTGCTACAGTCCCCGCCCCCATTATGGAGGCTTGGAATTTAGTTCAGCTGAAGAGAATCATGCTGCTAGGTCTAGAAGTGCCTCGCTCAGTCCTTGGGGCACTAGCCAGGCTGGTGACCATCACACTGGCACCAGAGAAGTTCTTCCTTGGTTTACTACGGCTTTTGGAGCCTCAGGAGCCTGGCCCAGCAGCATACAGGGTGTGGGCAGAATTTAAATTTAGTTCATCTGCTCCTGGCTGGTTCACCTAA